One window of Veillonellaceae bacterium genomic DNA carries:
- a CDS encoding HlyC/CorC family transporter — MEIAIILVLIVANGIFALTEMAVVSSRKTRLEQRAEEGDAGSKLALELAEEPTPLLSTIQVGITLIGILTGTFGGATLSKVLSEELKVIPAIAAHSEAISLAIVVTAITYLTLIFGELVPKRIALNNPEPIAATLAGPMHTFSKISAPVVHFLSSSTDMVMRFLGIKQTAEAPVTEDEIRILLEQGTEAGAFEKAEQDMVDKVFRLSDLRAYSLMTPRTRMVWIDLEDSLENNQQIIYESGHSRFPVAIGSLDNFQGIIYTKDLLSRCLEGEPLDFENSIKSPLYIPKSMKAFKVLELFKQTGVHEAVVLDEFGGVVGFITLHDIMEEIIGDMPSVDDEDEEPQIIERQDGTWLADGLISIEDFKDKFDIEELPEEDRDHFNTLGGFVVSYLGHIPTASESFVWDEFRFEVVDMDRVRVDKVLISRVPPAEEQSA, encoded by the coding sequence ATGGAGATTGCGATTATTCTCGTTCTAATAGTCGCGAACGGAATTTTTGCACTGACTGAGATGGCTGTTGTTTCATCGCGAAAAACAAGGTTGGAACAGAGAGCGGAAGAAGGAGATGCCGGCTCAAAACTAGCCTTGGAACTAGCTGAGGAACCTACTCCGCTGCTATCGACTATTCAGGTAGGAATTACGTTAATCGGCATTCTCACAGGAACATTTGGGGGAGCTACATTATCAAAAGTGTTGTCGGAAGAGCTAAAAGTCATTCCGGCCATTGCCGCGCACAGCGAGGCAATAAGCTTAGCAATAGTCGTTACGGCAATCACGTATTTAACTTTAATTTTTGGCGAACTTGTCCCCAAACGGATTGCGCTCAATAATCCTGAACCTATTGCAGCAACCTTAGCTGGGCCCATGCATACATTTTCGAAAATATCTGCGCCGGTTGTTCATTTTCTAAGTTCTTCAACTGATATGGTAATGCGCTTTTTGGGCATAAAGCAAACTGCCGAAGCGCCTGTTACCGAGGACGAAATACGCATACTTCTCGAACAGGGAACAGAGGCCGGAGCTTTCGAAAAAGCTGAACAAGACATGGTTGATAAGGTTTTCAGGTTAAGCGACTTAAGGGCTTATTCCTTAATGACGCCGCGCACCAGGATGGTTTGGATTGACCTTGAAGATTCGCTGGAAAATAATCAGCAAATTATCTATGAAAGCGGTCATTCCCGATTTCCGGTTGCCATCGGGAGTCTCGATAACTTTCAGGGAATTATTTATACGAAAGATTTATTGTCACGCTGCCTAGAAGGCGAGCCGCTTGACTTTGAAAATAGCATTAAATCACCGCTCTATATTCCTAAGTCAATGAAAGCATTTAAAGTTCTCGAGCTCTTCAAACAGACAGGTGTGCATGAGGCTGTCGTACTTGACGAGTTCGGGGGTGTAGTCGGCTTTATAACTCTCCACGATATCATGGAAGAAATTATCGGCGATATGCCGTCAGTTGATGATGAAGATGAAGAACCGCAGATTATTGAGCGCCAGGACGGCACATGGTTGGCTGATGGCCTGATATCAATTGAAGATTTTAAAGATAAGTTTGATATAGAAGAGCTCCCTGAAGAAGACCGCGACCATTTCAATACGCTTGGCGGTTTTGTTGTCTCGTATCTTGGGCATATACCAACTGCGTCTGAGAGCTTTGTTTGGGACGAATTTAGATTTGAAGTAGTTGACATGGATAGAGTCCGAGTTGACAAGGTTCTGATTTCGCGAGTCCCGCCCGCTGAAGAACAATCGGCATAG
- a CDS encoding DUF421 domain-containing protein encodes MDIYFVAQTVITYIFGVLALRLAGRKSLSQMTAAETVVMIAVGTILIEPLVGREMGKTFAAVIIVIATLYILEILQIRWRFLERVFSGTSIVVIENGKIKLDNLKKIRLTVHQLEMHLRQSSVAKIEEVEYATIEPNGQLGYTLKESAQPVTKSDIEAIMKMLKDIQNRLGPTEQSKSYTDSAETSETHNTQKESMPQDTLFREVEEAAIKKQ; translated from the coding sequence TTGGACATTTACTTTGTTGCGCAAACGGTTATAACTTATATCTTTGGTGTCTTGGCTCTGCGATTGGCGGGGCGCAAATCGCTATCCCAAATGACTGCGGCCGAGACTGTCGTAATGATAGCTGTAGGCACTATTCTTATTGAGCCGCTTGTCGGCAGAGAGATGGGAAAAACATTTGCGGCAGTAATCATTGTAATTGCCACCTTGTATATACTGGAGATTCTGCAGATACGCTGGCGGTTTCTGGAACGGGTATTTTCCGGGACATCAATTGTTGTTATTGAGAATGGCAAAATTAAGCTGGATAATCTGAAAAAAATCCGGCTGACAGTACACCAGTTGGAAATGCATCTTAGGCAATCCAGTGTTGCTAAGATTGAAGAGGTGGAATATGCCACAATTGAACCAAACGGCCAGCTCGGCTATACCCTTAAAGAATCGGCCCAGCCCGTTACTAAAAGCGATATCGAAGCTATTATGAAGATGCTAAAAGATATTCAAAATCGACTTGGCCCAACGGAGCAGTCCAAGTCCTATACAGATTCAGCAGAAACTTCAGAAACACATAATACTCAAAAAGAATCAATGCCGCAGGACACCTTGTTCCGCGAGGTAGAAGAAGCTGCAATAAAAAAACAATAA
- a CDS encoding zinc metalloprotease HtpX, with protein sequence MNSLKTTLLLAGLTGLLLAVGNMFGGTQGMTFMFIISMLMNFGSYWFSDKIVLKMYGGREVTASQAPDLIRMVSNLAQRAKMPMPRVFIIDSQVPNAFATGRNPENGVVAVTTGIMQALNYEELEGVVAHELSHIKNRDTLISTIVATIAGIITMIAHIAQWAAIFGRGDDEDGGIGGIVEFIFLIVIAPLAATLIQLGVSRSREFQADETGGLMCANPLALASALRKIEYYAKHAVMPQATPATSHMFIVNPLSGVRSWTSNLFSTHPSTDQRVAKLEELAKRIR encoded by the coding sequence ATGAACTCACTAAAAACAACTCTTCTTTTAGCCGGATTAACAGGATTACTGTTGGCAGTCGGTAATATGTTTGGCGGCACACAAGGAATGACTTTTATGTTTATCATTTCGATGCTCATGAATTTTGGCAGTTATTGGTTTAGTGACAAAATTGTTCTGAAAATGTATGGAGGCCGAGAAGTTACTGCAAGTCAGGCTCCTGACCTGATCCGCATGGTTTCTAATTTAGCGCAGCGCGCCAAAATGCCAATGCCTAGAGTGTTTATAATTGATTCTCAAGTTCCAAATGCCTTTGCGACCGGCCGTAATCCTGAAAATGGAGTTGTGGCAGTTACAACAGGCATTATGCAGGCCCTAAACTACGAAGAACTCGAAGGTGTAGTTGCTCATGAGCTTTCCCACATTAAGAACCGCGATACCTTGATAAGCACTATTGTTGCGACTATCGCAGGCATCATAACAATGATAGCGCATATTGCGCAATGGGCAGCTATTTTTGGCCGCGGCGATGATGAGGACGGCGGTATCGGCGGAATCGTTGAATTTATCTTTTTGATTGTGATTGCGCCACTGGCAGCAACCTTAATCCAACTGGGCGTTTCTCGCTCGCGCGAGTTTCAGGCTGATGAAACAGGCGGTCTTATGTGTGCCAATCCGTTGGCCTTAGCAAGCGCCTTGAGAAAGATTGAATACTATGCTAAGCACGCTGTAATGCCGCAAGCTACCCCGGCCACTTCGCATATGTTTATTGTTAATCCGTTAAGCGGAGTACGGAGCTGGACCTCAAACCTATTTAGCACTCACCCGTCAACCGACCAGCGTGTTGCAAAACTTGAAGAATTAGCAAAACGTATTCGTTAG
- a CDS encoding HAD family hydrolase: MYDIILFDLDGTLTDPKIGITSSVQYALAKFGIKEENLDKLEPFIGPPLIKAFMEFYNFSEQDARQAIEYYRERFSKVGLYENAVYNGIPEMLQELRAKNKKMVVATSKPTVYSVKILEHFNLYQYFEAVIGSNLDGTRIEKGEVIEAVLAELGDVDKEKIIMVGDRKHDVIGARQNGLKVISVAYGYGPAEELKEAQPDYIAASVEELQQLLLK, from the coding sequence ATGTACGATATAATTTTATTTGACTTAGACGGGACACTTACTGACCCAAAGATTGGAATAACATCATCAGTCCAGTACGCACTGGCTAAATTCGGCATTAAAGAAGAAAACCTGGATAAGTTGGAACCATTCATTGGCCCGCCGTTAATCAAAGCCTTCATGGAATTTTATAATTTCAGCGAACAAGATGCCCGCCAGGCAATTGAATACTATCGCGAACGATTTTCTAAAGTCGGTCTGTATGAAAACGCTGTATATAACGGTATACCGGAAATGCTGCAGGAACTAAGAGCCAAGAACAAGAAAATGGTTGTGGCTACCTCAAAGCCGACTGTCTATTCGGTGAAAATTCTTGAACATTTCAATTTATATCAGTATTTTGAGGCCGTTATCGGCAGTAATCTCGATGGTACAAGAATTGAGAAAGGCGAGGTTATTGAAGCGGTACTAGCCGAGCTCGGCGATGTGGATAAAGAAAAGATCATTATGGTTGGCGACCGTAAGCATGATGTTATCGGGGCAAGGCAAAACGGGCTCAAGGTAATTTCAGTAGCTTATGGTTACGGGCCGGCCGAAGAGCTTAAAGAAGCTCAGCCAGATTATATTGCCGCATCGGTTGAGGAATTGCAGCAGCTGCTTTTAAAGTAG
- a CDS encoding DUF134 domain-containing protein — protein MARKRCCGLVEQEPHCSRFFPEGQSVNRSVELYVEELEAMRLKDCEGLEQVECAAEMGVSRATFQRILQSARGKVTSALVEGQIIIIKGGNYMVKNRVFECQECSHTWEVPPCTAGGKHGYEIPCPKCGSLKKIKVNEDGTKHACGGHGHHGHGHGGGCCGGH, from the coding sequence ATGGCAAGAAAACGTTGTTGTGGATTAGTAGAGCAAGAGCCTCATTGCAGTCGGTTTTTTCCGGAAGGTCAGAGTGTAAACCGTTCGGTTGAACTGTATGTTGAAGAACTGGAGGCTATGCGGTTGAAAGATTGCGAAGGTTTAGAGCAAGTTGAATGCGCAGCAGAGATGGGAGTATCACGCGCCACGTTTCAGCGGATTTTACAATCTGCCCGAGGTAAAGTTACTTCTGCTCTTGTTGAAGGGCAGATAATTATCATTAAGGGAGGAAATTATATGGTTAAGAATCGAGTTTTTGAGTGTCAGGAATGCAGCCATACCTGGGAGGTGCCGCCATGTACCGCGGGTGGTAAACATGGCTATGAAATTCCTTGTCCTAAATGCGGCAGCTTAAAGAAAATTAAAGTTAATGAAGATGGAACCAAGCATGCCTGCGGCGGTCACGGTCACCACGGCCATGGTCACGGCGGCGGCTGCTGCGGCGGGCATTAG
- a CDS encoding MBL fold metallo-hydrolase — MKATVIIENSVPISSPKPFCSEHGYSLLIEVDSVKILLDAGQSDAVMHNMALLDVDPNQLDAVIVSHGHYDHTGGLKSILQHRSKPLPIYGHQSIFQSRFSIGGNRHYIGIPYSKEELTSLGAEWRLSSEIQEITPKLVFSGQIPRETPYETGDPKLVIADGQCDCQDPIYDDTALYYSSAKGLVAIAGCSHSGLVNTVEYGLKIMKQKKFAGWIGGTHLGPAGSEQQEKTLAKLEEYQPYFIAASHCTGFYIMAELQRRFGSRFIPAFTGQIIEMD, encoded by the coding sequence ATGAAAGCAACAGTCATTATTGAAAACTCAGTGCCAATTTCGTCGCCCAAACCGTTCTGTAGCGAGCATGGCTACTCCTTGCTGATTGAGGTTGATTCTGTCAAGATTCTCTTGGACGCTGGGCAATCAGATGCGGTTATGCATAATATGGCCTTGCTCGATGTTGATCCCAATCAGCTAGACGCTGTCATTGTCAGCCACGGCCACTATGACCATACCGGCGGCTTGAAGTCAATATTACAACATCGAAGTAAACCGTTGCCGATATATGGGCATCAAAGCATTTTCCAGAGCCGATTTTCAATCGGCGGCAACCGGCATTATATCGGTATACCTTATAGCAAGGAAGAACTGACAAGTCTCGGCGCCGAATGGAGATTAAGTTCGGAGATTCAGGAAATAACGCCCAAACTGGTCTTTAGCGGCCAAATACCGCGCGAAACGCCTTATGAAACAGGCGACCCTAAATTAGTGATAGCAGATGGCCAATGCGACTGCCAAGATCCAATCTATGACGATACCGCGCTCTATTATTCGTCGGCTAAAGGTCTGGTTGCAATAGCGGGCTGCAGTCATTCTGGTCTTGTTAACACTGTTGAGTATGGGTTGAAAATAATGAAGCAAAAGAAATTTGCCGGTTGGATTGGCGGTACGCATCTGGGGCCGGCCGGCAGTGAACAGCAGGAGAAGACACTAGCTAAGCTTGAGGAATATCAACCGTATTTCATCGCGGCAAGCCATTGCACCGGTTTTTATATTATGGCTGAGCTGCAGCGGCGCTTCGGGTCCCGGTTTATACCGGCATTTACAGGGCAGATTATAGAAATGGATTAA